The proteins below come from a single Parageobacillus toebii NBRC 107807 genomic window:
- the yidC gene encoding membrane protein insertase YidC, whose product MKKWIFTLLGMVVLLSGCNRNAPIDEHSQGIWDHYFVYPMSKLLLILGHLFGDNYGIAIIVLTLIVRFCLLPLILKQYKTTIAMQKLRPELQKLQEKYKGNDIETQRKLQKEMMQLYQKHGIHPASGCLPVFIQMPIFMALYYAISRTQEIKLHSFLWVQLGHRDPYFILPILASLATFISVRLSPSMTEQQMPQMAMMSYIMPIMIFIGANSVPSALSLYWVVGGCFSIIQSLILRTQLKAVKAAENG is encoded by the coding sequence ATGAAAAAATGGATTTTTACATTACTAGGAATGGTTGTTTTATTAAGCGGATGCAATCGCAATGCGCCGATTGACGAACATAGCCAAGGTATTTGGGATCATTATTTTGTTTACCCAATGTCGAAATTGCTTTTAATACTTGGGCATCTATTTGGAGATAACTATGGGATTGCCATCATTGTGTTAACGTTAATCGTTCGTTTTTGTTTGTTGCCGCTGATCTTAAAGCAATATAAAACAACGATTGCGATGCAAAAGCTTCGTCCGGAATTGCAAAAACTCCAAGAGAAATATAAAGGCAATGATATCGAGACACAACGAAAACTCCAGAAGGAAATGATGCAGCTATATCAAAAACATGGCATTCATCCTGCGAGCGGCTGCTTGCCGGTGTTTATTCAAATGCCGATTTTTATGGCACTCTATTACGCAATTTCACGCACCCAAGAAATTAAGCTCCATTCGTTTTTATGGGTGCAGCTCGGCCATCGCGATCCTTACTTCATTTTGCCGATTTTGGCAAGCCTCGCGACATTCATCTCGGTGCGGTTGTCGCCATCAATGACGGAACAACAAATGCCGCAAATGGCGATGATGTCATATATCATGCCGATTATGATTTTTATCGGGGCAAATTCCGTTCCGTCCGCACTATCTTTGTACTGGGTTGTCGGCGGCTGCTTCTCGATCATTCAATCATTGATTTTACGTACACAACTAAAAGCGGTCAAAGCCGCAGAAAATGGATAG